In Desulfuromonas sp., the genomic stretch GTTTCCCTACATCGCCGGCGAGAACGGCGGCGGCGCCTTCGTCCTCGTCTACCTCCTGTGCATCGCCGTCGTCGGCCTGCCGATCATGATGGCCGAACTGATGATCGGCCGCCACACCCGGCGCGACGCCGTCGGCGCCTTTATCCAGATCGAGGGCAAGCGCTCCTTCTGGCAGTCGGCGGGGTGGGTGAGCGTCGGGGCGGCCTTCATCATCTGCTCCTACTATTCGGTGGTGGCCGGCTGGACCCTCGACTACGTCTACCGGGCCGTCTCGGGAGCCTTCATCGGCCAGCCGGCCGAGGCTATCGAGTCGATGTTCAGCGGCCTGATCGCCGACGGCCCCAGGCAGCTGCTGTGGCACTTCTGCTTCATGTGCCTGTGCCTGGGGATCGTCATCGGCGGGGTGCAGAAGGGGATCGAGCGCTGGAGCAAGATCCTCATGCCGGTCCTCCTCTTCCTCCTCTTCCTCCTCTTCATGAACGGCATGCTCAGCAAGGGAGCCTGGGAGGGGATCACCTTCATGTTCCGCCCCGACTTCGCAAAGCTGACCCCCGGCTCTGTCCTCGAGGCCCTCGGCCACGCCTTCTTCACCCTGTCGCTCGGCATGGCGGCGATGATCACCTACGGCTCCTACCTCAGCCGCAAGGAGGACCTGCTGGCGGCGAGCCTGCGGGTGGTGGTCCTCGACACCGTCATCGCCCTCATGGCGGGGCTGGCCATCTTCTCCGTCGTCTTCTCCGTCGGCATGGAGCCGGCCGCAGGCCCCGGACTCGTCTTCAAAACCGTGCCCGTCGTCTTCTCCCAGATCCCCGGCGGACACCTGCTGGCGATCTTCTTCTTCCTCCTCCTCGCCTTCGCCGCGCTGACAAGCAACATCTCGCTGCTCGAGGCCCAGGTCGCCTACCTCATCGACGAGCGGGGCTGGGGACGCAAGCGGGCCAGCGCGTTCCTCGCAGGGCTCGCCTTCGTGGTCGGCATCCCGACCGCCCTCTCCTACAACAGCCTCTCGGAATGGAAGGTCATCGGCGACCGGGTCTTCTTCGACTCGGCCGACCTGATCGCCTCCAATTACCTGCTGCCGATCAGCGGCCTGCTCATCGCGATCTACGTGGGATGGTTCTGGAGGGGTTCGGAGGAGAAGGAAGAACTCATCGCCGGGGGCGCCGGATGGGTCTACCCGGTCTGGCACCTTCTCATCCGCTACGTCTCGCCGCTGGCCGTCGCCGTCGTCCTGTACTTCAAGGCGAAAGAGACGGGGCTCTTCGACTGGCTCGGCGCCCTCTTCTGAGTCCGGCAGAAAGAAACATCCCGGAACCCTACGCCATTCGACCTTTCCCTTACACCTTCTCCCATCACCTTTGCGCCACCGGGTTAAACCCTTCACCTCAACGGGCCCTGAAAAACCATGCATTTCGACACCTTCCTCTTCGACCTCGACGGCACCCTCACCGACTCCCTGCCGGACCTGACCGCCGCCCTCAACCTGCTGCGTGGCGAGATGGCCCTCCCCCCCCTGACACGGGAGACGGTGCGCGGCTATGTCGGCGACGGGGCGTCCATACTGCTCCAGCGTGCCCTCCCCGAGGGACTGTTCAGCGACGAGCGGCTGACGCGCTTTCTCGCCCTCTACGGTGAGCACCTGGCGGAGCAGACCTCCGTCTACCCCGGCATCCGCGAATTCCTCGAACTGCACCGGGAGCGCCGGATGGCCGTGGTTACCAACAAGCCCCTGGCCCTGGCCCGGGGACTCCTCGAAGCCCTGGACCTCCTGCGCTACTTTCCCGTGGTGATCGGCCCCGATGGCGACAGAAAAAAGCCCCACCCCGGCCCCCTCCTGGCGGCCCTTGACCGATTGGGGACCGGCCCCGCATCGGCGGTGATGATCGGCGACCACCACACCGACCTGCGCGCCGGACGGGCCGCCGGGATGCGGGTCTGCTTCTGCGCCTGGGGTTTCGGCAACGACGGCGGGGAGCCGGGCGACTTCTTCGCCGCCACCCCCTCCGACCTGCCCCGCCTCTTTCCGGCGGAGCCCCGGTGAGAGGTCCTCGCTCCATCACCCTGAAAGAGACCGCGCTCTTTTTCTTCCCCCTGCTGCTCAACGTGCAGCTGATGAGCGTCTCCCACTCGGTCATCAACGCCGCCCTCGCCCGCCAGGAGGACGCCGTGCGCATTCTGGCCGCCTTCTCGGTGGGAATGATCGTCCATCTCTTCTTCGCCTCCCCGAGCTACCAGAACCACACGGTGACCATCGCCATGGTCAGGGGCCGCCGCTCCCTCAAAGGGACGATCGTCTTCGTCCTGCTGGTGGCCGCCTACGTCTCGATCATGCTCGGCCTCATCGCCTACACCCCTCTCGGCGACCTCCTCTTCAGCAGGCTCCTCGGGGTCTCGCCCGAGATCACCGCCGAGGCCCGCTCGGTGGTCGGATTCCTCGCCCTGCTCCCCTTCATCACCGGCTTTCGCGGCCTCTTCCAGGGGCTCGTCATCCGCGCCCGGCGCACCGGGCTCGTCTCCTTCGCCACGGGGGTGCGCATCGCCGCCCTCTTCGGCTACCTCGCCCTCGGCAGCCGCTATTTCGCGGGAGCGACCCTGGGGGCCTTCGCCCTGCTGTCCTGCGTGGCGACGGAAACGGCCCTAATGGGCCTCTTTGCCTGGCGCTGCCGCCCGCCCCTCGACGGTGGCGAGGAGGAGAAGGGGACGGGGGAGATCCTGCGCTTCGCCTTCCCCCTGGCCTACTCCTCCTGCCTGCAGCAGACCATCCCCCTGCTCATCGCCGCGATCATCGGCCGCTTCCCCGACGGGGCCCTCGCCCTGGCGGCCTTCGGAATCATCCGCGGCTTCATCTTCCTGCTCGCCGGGCCGATGCGCAACCTGCAGCAGGCCTACCTGACCCTGGTGCGGGACCACCGAGACTACCGGGTGCTGGTCGGCTTCTTCCTGCGCACCGGCACCGCCATGGGAATTCTCATGCTGCTCGTCGCCTTCCCCCTCAACGCCGCGGTCCTCGGCCGGGTCATGGGACTGGAGACCGAGCTGCGCCTCTACCTCGCCCTGCCCCTGGCGGGCTGCGCCCTCTTCCCCCTTCTTTACGGTCTCTCCAACCTGCTGCGCGGCTTTTTCGCCGGGGCCCACCGAACCGCCCTGCTCGGACGCTCCACCCTTTACAAGATGCTCTCAATCCTCGCCGCCTGGCTCCTTTTGACCCTCGTCCCCCTCCCCCTGCCCGGAATCGCCGTAGCCATCGTCCTGCTGCTCGCCGCCGAACTGCTCGAAGCCGGCTACCTCCTGTCCCAGCGCCGCCGTCTCTTTCCCGAGTGGGGGCGCGGGGCCGGGGAGGACGGCTGAGGTTCCACCAAAACAAAGGGCCGGTCGTTTCCGACCGGCCCTTGCCATCCATTTCCATATGGTCTTTCCGTCTAGCGCTCCCCCAACTCCCGGGAGCGCCGGGCCGCCCCGGAAACCGCATCCATGAGGGCGGATCTCAGCCCCTTCTCCTCCAGGACCTTGACCGCGGCGATGGTGGTCCCGCCGGGGGAGCAGACCCGGTCGCGCAGAACCGCCGGGTGCTCGCCGCTCTCCCGGACCAGGTGCGCGGCCCCCAGCACCGTCTGCACCGCAAGGGCAAGCGCCGCGTCGCGCGGCAGCCCCTCCTGTACCCCGCCGTCGGCGAGGGCCTCGATAACGGTGAAGACGTAGGCCGGCCCCGACCCGGAGACCCCGGTGACGGCATCCATCTGCTGCTCACCCACCGCCTCCACCGTCCCCACCGCTTCAAAAAGGTGGCGGGCGGTCAGCAGGTCGTCGGTCGAAGCGTAGCGGCCCGGGCAAACGGCCGTCGCCCCCTCCCCGACCAGTGCCGGGATATTGGGCATCGCCCGGATCACCCGGGGGGATCCGTCGAAGGCTTCCTCGAGCGATGCCGTCGAGACCCCGGCGAGAATGGAGATCAGCAGCTTGGAGCCGGAGAAAGCCTTTGCCAGGCCGGACAGAACCTCGCCGACCAGCTGCGGCTTGACGGCCAGGACGACCAGGTCGCAGGCCTTGACCGCCTCGCGGTTGTCGATAACCGCCTCCACCCCGTAGCGCTCCTTGAGAAGATGCCGGCGCTCGTCGCTCGGATCGGCCACCATGACCCGCGAGACGGGGAGCGTCCCCTTCAAAAGCCCCTTGAGGATGGCCTCCGCCATATTCCCCCCGCCGACGAACCCGATTTTTCCGATATTATCCATGAAAAGATCCTTTCCTCTATTTATCCAGGCCGGAAAGCGGCAAAGAAAACATGTACTTTCCCTGACACCGGGCTAGTAAACAGAAAACTCCAGCCCCTGTCAAGGGGAGGGTGGGCAGAACGGGAGCGGGCGAAGAAAATATTATTGACAGAGGGTCAAAATGGGCGTATAAATCCGCCCTTGCGACATTGAACTGATAAACATATTGTTTACAATTGGTAAACCAGCTGCCTGACAAAAGGTTTACCACTGCTAAACTAGGGGAGTCCTCTTTGAAGATCGGTGAAAAACTCAAAAAGCTGCGCCTCTCCAACTCCCTCACCCAGGAGGAGCTGGCCAGCCGCGCCGATTTGACCAAGGGGTACATCTCCCAGCTCGAAAACGACGCTACCTCCCCCGCCATCAGCACCCTCGAGGATCTGCTCGACGTTCTGGGCGTAAGCCTCTCCGAGTTTTTCGCCGAAACCCCCGAACTGGATGTGGTCTTCGGCAAGGAGCGGCGGGTGGTCGCCACCGAGGACGGAGGCCTGCGGGTCGAGTTGCTCGTCCCCGGGGCCCAGAACCGCACCATGGACCCCGTCCTGGTGACCCTGGAACCGGGCAAAGCCATGGACGAGCAGCCTATCCACGAAGGAGAGGAGTTCGGTTTCGTGCTGAGCGGCCGCGTCGAACTGGTGCTCGACGACAAGACCCACACGGTGCGCAGGCACGAATGTTTTTTCTTTCCCTCGGACCGCCGCCACACGGTTCGCAATCCCGGCCGCGGCGCCGTCCAGATCCTCTGGGTCGTCTCTCCGCCGACCTTCTTCTGCTAAAGAGCAAGACCGGCCCCGAGGGCCGGATTTCAGCACAGAAAGGAACCAAGCCATGAAATCTCTGGGCCAGCAAATCGTCGCCGAGTTTTACGAGTGCGACTCCGCCGTCCTGAACGATCCGCGGAAAATCGAGGAGATCATGTGCGGAGCGGCCCGGGCCGCCGGAGCCACCATCGTCACCCAGACCTTCCACACCTTCAGCCCCCACGGGGTCTCGGGGGCCGTGATCATCGCCGAGAGCCACCTGGCGATCCACACCTGGCCCGAATACGGTTACGCCGCCGTCGACCTCTTCACCTGCGGGGACACGGTCGTGCCCGAGGCCGCCTACCGGCACCTGAAGGCGGGGCTCGGCTCCCTGCGGGCTTCGACCATGGAGATGAAGCGCGGTCAACTCGAGGTCGTCGGCGAGTTGCACCACAAACCGGCCTATCTGAAGCAAGCCAGCTGAGAGCTCGAAGGTCTCCTGACTCCTGACTCCCGAGGTTTAGACATGTACATGTGGTACACCGAAAAGCATTCGGAGAACGTCGGCATCGCCATGAAGGTGAGCAAAACCCTCTTCTCCGGCAAGAGCGAATTCCAGCAGCTCGACATCGTCGAGACCCTCGAGTACGGTCGGATGATGCTCCTCGACGGGCTGGTGATGGTCACCGAGCGGGACGAGTTCGTCTACCACGACATGATCGTCCACCCGGCCCTCTTCACCCATCCCGCCCCCAAAAAGGTCCTGGTCATCGGCGGCGGCGACGGCGGCACGATCCGCGAGATCGTCAAACACCCTTCGGTCGAAGAGGCGGTCCTGTGCGAGATCGACGGGCTGGTCATCGACAAGTCGGTCGAACTGCTCCCGTCCATGGCCTGCGAGATCGACGGCAGCAACCCGAAGGTCAAGCTCCACGTGGACGACGGCATCGCCTACATCCGCGAGCACCGGGGCGAATTCGACGTCATTCTCGTCGACTCCACCGACCCCATCGGCCCGGCCGTCGGCCTGTTCGAAGAGGACTTCTACCGCACCGTTTTCGCCGCCCTGAAAGAGGACGGGATCATGGTCGCGCAGAGCGAGTCCCCCTTCTACCACCCCGAAATCCAGAAAAAAATGTACGCCAACCTGCGCTCGGTCTTTCCCATCGTAGAAATGTACCAGGCCTTCATCCCGACTTATCCCTCCGGCCTGTGGAGCTTCGCCTTCGCCAGCAAGAGACACCACCCGGTGCGCGACTTCGACCGCGAGAGGGCAGCAAAGAGGGGCTTCCGCACCCGGTACTACAACGAGGACCTTCACCTGGGGGCATTCATGCTGCCGACCTTCGCCCG encodes the following:
- a CDS encoding sodium-dependent transporter, coding for MNTTQPRALWASRLGFVLAAAGSAVGLGNVWKFPYIAGENGGGAFVLVYLLCIAVVGLPIMMAELMIGRHTRRDAVGAFIQIEGKRSFWQSAGWVSVGAAFIICSYYSVVAGWTLDYVYRAVSGAFIGQPAEAIESMFSGLIADGPRQLLWHFCFMCLCLGIVIGGVQKGIERWSKILMPVLLFLLFLLFMNGMLSKGAWEGITFMFRPDFAKLTPGSVLEALGHAFFTLSLGMAAMITYGSYLSRKEDLLAASLRVVVLDTVIALMAGLAIFSVVFSVGMEPAAGPGLVFKTVPVVFSQIPGGHLLAIFFFLLLAFAALTSNISLLEAQVAYLIDERGWGRKRASAFLAGLAFVVGIPTALSYNSLSEWKVIGDRVFFDSADLIASNYLLPISGLLIAIYVGWFWRGSEEKEELIAGGAGWVYPVWHLLIRYVSPLAVAVVLYFKAKETGLFDWLGALF
- a CDS encoding HAD-IA family hydrolase, translated to MHFDTFLFDLDGTLTDSLPDLTAALNLLRGEMALPPLTRETVRGYVGDGASILLQRALPEGLFSDERLTRFLALYGEHLAEQTSVYPGIREFLELHRERRMAVVTNKPLALARGLLEALDLLRYFPVVIGPDGDRKKPHPGPLLAALDRLGTGPASAVMIGDHHTDLRAGRAAGMRVCFCAWGFGNDGGEPGDFFAATPSDLPRLFPAEPR
- the proC gene encoding pyrroline-5-carboxylate reductase gives rise to the protein MDNIGKIGFVGGGNMAEAILKGLLKGTLPVSRVMVADPSDERRHLLKERYGVEAVIDNREAVKACDLVVLAVKPQLVGEVLSGLAKAFSGSKLLISILAGVSTASLEEAFDGSPRVIRAMPNIPALVGEGATAVCPGRYASTDDLLTARHLFEAVGTVEAVGEQQMDAVTGVSGSGPAYVFTVIEALADGGVQEGLPRDAALALAVQTVLGAAHLVRESGEHPAVLRDRVCSPGGTTIAAVKVLEEKGLRSALMDAVSGAARRSRELGER
- a CDS encoding XRE family transcriptional regulator, which translates into the protein MKIGEKLKKLRLSNSLTQEELASRADLTKGYISQLENDATSPAISTLEDLLDVLGVSLSEFFAETPELDVVFGKERRVVATEDGGLRVELLVPGAQNRTMDPVLVTLEPGKAMDEQPIHEGEEFGFVLSGRVELVLDDKTHTVRRHECFFFPSDRRHTVRNPGRGAVQILWVVSPPTFFC
- the speD gene encoding adenosylmethionine decarboxylase, with protein sequence MKSLGQQIVAEFYECDSAVLNDPRKIEEIMCGAARAAGATIVTQTFHTFSPHGVSGAVIIAESHLAIHTWPEYGYAAVDLFTCGDTVVPEAAYRHLKAGLGSLRASTMEMKRGQLEVVGELHHKPAYLKQAS
- the speE gene encoding polyamine aminopropyltransferase, whose protein sequence is MYMWYTEKHSENVGIAMKVSKTLFSGKSEFQQLDIVETLEYGRMMLLDGLVMVTERDEFVYHDMIVHPALFTHPAPKKVLVIGGGDGGTIREIVKHPSVEEAVLCEIDGLVIDKSVELLPSMACEIDGSNPKVKLHVDDGIAYIREHRGEFDVILVDSTDPIGPAVGLFEEDFYRTVFAALKEDGIMVAQSESPFYHPEIQKKMYANLRSVFPIVEMYQAFIPTYPSGLWSFAFASKRHHPVRDFDRERAAKRGFRTRYYNEDLHLGAFMLPTFARENIAEEQPEP